Genomic segment of Perca flavescens isolate YP-PL-M2 chromosome 7, PFLA_1.0, whole genome shotgun sequence:
TGAACCATTGCCACTTTATTTCAAAGATGTGTCGTGTGTATATTACGTGGTTTGGTGACAATTAAAGAGTGCCAAACTTTGACAGTATGACAAAGTCAGAGTACAGTAACGTCTCTCTTGATGCCTGGCTAAACAAAGTTAGAACACCTTAACTCAACTTCAGCAAAGAGCCCTAACAGCTGTTACGGCGTTCTGCTGTGGTTTCTCTTATGGTTTTGGAAATTGACTCACGATATTTATTCACATGATAAAGGAGGTCTCAAATACCCCAAAAAtgacattaattcatttttgaccaaacatgatgtcattgcattttgcctttgtagggcagtaAAGAGTCTCCATGATAGGAGGAGTTTGGGTTTGGTTATTCAGAATTATTCAAGAAACtctattcaaactttaaaatgttgggGTAGTATTCAAATTTCGAATGTACAGACTCATAGTGGGGGATCCAACTGACTGAGTGAGGAGCAGCAGATgcaaatttatttttactttgctATACCATCCACAGTTTTAACTctcatacatttattttaaattaaaatgtaaggaaTGTTGTGTCCTTTCTAACGATACGAACAGAGCCAAAAGTTTAAGTCCGGTTGGTTACATTTCTGCAACCGGCACAAACATTCCTACATTTTGGTCAAAAAAATTTAGGGAGAAAAAATTTACAATGTTGTGCCTTTATAACAATGtaattataataaattattattaaatggtCGTCAGCATCTTTGAGAATAAGACCATAGGCGGCActaggctatttttaggggtgctaaagcacccctaaaaatcatctcagcacccctgaaaaataaagtccttattgtgatTTTGTGAAATCGTTTAGTGCTCAAACGTTATTACTTTTGCAAACCTGATTTTAGCGATGGAATAGGATAAATGACGAAAGGCTCAGCTCAGTTGTAGCCAAAGTCAACAGCCTATCTGCGATTCCCTGAACGAGGGCGCCTCAGCCTACTCTTCAGTCTGCGCAGAAGCTTTTGGGAATTTGGTCGTCAGAGTATGGCAACTTTCAACCACTGAAAAGGTACGGCCAATGGAGTTATTAAATCTAATCGAATGAACGCGTTAAGTAGGCTACAGGTGTAGTATTTGTGGAATTTGTCATAATTGCATGTCAACAATTGCATCaatcaacttttcattaggggctgagccacCCCAAAGGCAAGATCCTAGAATCGCACCTGAATAAGACACTAATTAAGGAGCTGAAGGAAACTAGATATGATCTTTTTCTGACTGACCTTGCATTTCCAGGAGGAGTGCTTTTTGGCACACTATCTCCAGCTTCCCTTGGTTTTCAATGTGCGCTGGCTTTTCAATGGAGAGGCCCACTTCGCCATCGCTCCTTCTCCTCTGTCCTATGTCCCTGAATTGTTCACTGACCACTCTGACAAGATGGACTTTGTCCAAAGAATCCATAATATAATCCGTCATAGCACATTGGTTTACATGTACCACTATGTCTCAAATCCGCCTTATCAGGATGTGTGTGACGTCATGTCTCTTATCCAGGGAGCTGATCTATGGCTAATTCAGGTTGACTTTGCATTTGAGTTCCCTCATCCCACCATGCCCAATGTCATCTACATTGGAGGATTTCAGGGTAAGCCCTCCAAGCCTCTTCCATCAGATTTAGAGGATTTTGTGTAGAGTTCCGGTGAACATGGGGTGGTCGTCATGACCCTGCGTACCCTGCTGAGCGACCTCGGCCCAAAAATATCGGAAATTATCGCCTCATCATTTGCCAATCTCCCTCAGAAGGGCGTGTGGCGACACGTCAGGAAAAGACCCATCACTCTGGGAAACAACGCCATGCTGGTTGAATGGCTACCTCATAATGAAGCAACCTGGAGACTGTTGAAACGAGTGAGGTCAGAATTAAataggatttattgccaagtaacacaaggaatttgccttgtggttggtgcatacataaacatattaaaaggaaataaagaataaatgtaAAAGACACAATAACATAATCTCCCTATTCTCTTTGCTGAACTGTCtttttgcaacaacaaaaaaattaaatttttctTGCAGACTTTACATGTGATTAAACTGCATCATGATATAGTTTTACAATGTTATGTAGTTTCTTGACCTTTCTCGTAATTGTCATTATTATGTTGCAATAGGCCttgaagacattttgacttttcgTGTTATGTTATCGGTCTCCTGAATTATTAATCAGTGGTGTCTGCCCTTAGAAAAACATATTGGTCGATCCCTAAAGACATTATAATGAAGAGATTattcattatattattattataagtcttagttgcattttttttttaatcagggcagcagttttcagatgacattttgtgcttacataattgcaaaaaggTTCTCGATTGTTGTAGAAAGAAgaggctgatctttaatgcaatatctacattgcccattataagcaaccattcatccaatgttccaaaggcacattctgtttactaatctgatatcattttaaaaggctaactgagaaaacattggagaacccttttgcaattatgtaagcacataatgtaatctgaaaactgctgccctgtttaaaaaaaacaatgcaaatgatctcagctggtattctgtctatggagtggaatggaaatttctaagtgaccccaaatttttgaccagtagtgtgtatatatgtatataaccTGCCAagcctcactcggtagctaaaacagtgagctcaacacacagggtgaaaagaggagctgcagcaatgtgctgtacaacaaaaacatggtgttttttgaaaatgtaaccatgtaaacctattctggtactacctctaaatacaattatgaacttaAAAatcagcataatatgagcactttaaaataaataaattagtaaaaatttaatatttggaTTTGTCCTTCTTTGAGCCCCTCTTCTTGAATGGCCTATTATTAGGTCTATGACTGCTGAAAGAATGTAAAATACTCTGTATGCCAACAAAAAGTGCATTAAAAGTGAAGAGTGCAAAAGAGAGGATGGACCCACAACAAATGAATAATCATCTTAGACATAAGCCTAGTTCTTCAGGATGTGGCAGGTTCTTCTTTATGAAGAATAGCTTTTCTGATTGCTCACATGAAAGTCAGTTCCTTGTTATGAGAGTAGTAAGTTAGAGTGAAAATGACACATGCATTGACTAAGTGATGTCAGTAAGTGAGTGGTTAACCAAGGAGAGCTGGCAGTGAGAGTAAATTTGCATCAAGTGCTGCTGTGAGAAGAAGTGAGAAGTAAAAGAGATAGCACAGACGATGTAAAGTGGGTTAACagttaacaataaaacaacaagcttctcaagacacAGTGACTTCATCTGTTGTCAATACTGCTGTTTCCccttatatatatttatggGTCAATAAAGACCATGCATGGTACTGGGCTGCGATCCCCAATTGCTATTTCTGTTTTGAAAGAAAACAATGACACATCAAGAGCTGTGGTTTATCTTAACTTCCTTTATTTGGATGACTTAGCATATGGTTATCACATCATGAAACACTAAGATCACAGCACAGATATACAGCAAAACTATTTTTTAGGCAAAGAAAGCAACTCATAAGAAAAAGACTGAAGATTTAATTTACATTGTAATCAATATGTGATGATAGCTATATAGTTATtactatagtatgttaaaatccTAACTCTTGGTGAACTTCATCTGCAGTTTGAGCCACAGGCACAGAGTTTGACAGAAACAACCGGCTGGACATCCGACGAGCTTGCTGGAGCAGCTGTCTGACCTGAGCAGGAATATCTTCATTTCCATGGAGGTAAACCAGAGGGTTGAGAGCACTGTTCAGACACACAAGGCCACGACTTATCTGATGAGCAATGTAGACTCCATTAGACCATTCACGGCATATCTTCTGTTTTTGCAGAACTCTTGACCAGAGGTTGAGGTTCTTCAGTACATGATAGGGGATGTAACaaacagagaagagaagaatcACGATGAACAACAACTTCAAGCATCTCTGTTTCAGTACCTTGTCAGTGGCATTTGTGCGGCAGAGAACGACAATCACATGTGCATAGCAGCCCAGTGTGATGAGCAATGGGATACAAAACCCAGTGAATGTCCATCCAAGGCTGTATTTCAGGTAATCATCCACATGTATCTTATGGGTAGTATCATAACATTTCCCAGGCTTGTTTCCAAATGTTTTGCTGTAGAACATGTCTGGAAGACTTTGAACGCTTACCAAGAACCAAACCATGACTGAGATCCCCACAGAGTGAGTGACAGTTATTCTTCCCATCACTCTCATTGGATGGACAACAACCAGGTACCTGTACACACTTATACATGTAAGGAACCCAATGCTGCCATATAAATTCAGGTTGAAGCAGAATCGTGTTATCTTGCAGAATGTGTCTCCAAAGATCCACTTGCTCTTCATAAAGTAGTACACCACCAAAAAGGGGAGTGTGAGCAGGTACAGAATATCAGCAAGTCCGAGGTTGAGAACAAACACATTAACGATACCCAGTTTCTTCCATTTCTGCAGCAAAGACTTCAATCCCCATCCATTAGCTAGCAGACCGATGATGAAGACTAAGATGAAAACAGGAGGCAGGAATCTGTGTTCAAAGTCAAAGCTGATGCGAGCACAGGAGGAGTTATTCATTCTGTCTTCTGAAAAGAAATTAGTTCCTCTGTGGGTGATATGGCTTATGAGATGTGGAAGATAATGTGAACtactatttgtttaaaaaagactTCCGCTTTCAAGCAGCCTTGTGGTGAGACCACAGTGTTGCAGACGAAGGCAGCTGGTGATGCATATACAAAACAGTACTTGATGGGCAAACCAACCAGCActactttatttaaacaactaTGTATTTAAGAAGAGCGAGACAATACGATCCAAGATTCAAGTTACAAACATGAGAAGATCGTGACTCTGACTGAGTTCTTTTTAACTCTATCCTCCCAGCCACTACCAAGCATGTTAACTACTTGAACATACATTTTGCTCTCCTTTCCTTCTGGCCAGCAAATTTCTCAATGACTCTGATTAAAGTCACTCATCTCAATAACAAGTCTCTTTTCCATGGACAGCATGGCTAGTGCATTCAGCCTCTCCTGGGTCATGGCAAGCTGCACCCGGAGGAGAATCTTTAAGAAACCAATTAATGTAGATATCAGCTTCAGGTCACATGCTTGCCAAAAGTTTAAGGACTTACATAGACATTCATTTGTCCAGCGTCCCTGCtcatgaaactgcatgaaacatagaaaatatttaaaggtgctctaagcgatgttgggtgatgtcacttcttgttgacattcaaagtattttcaaacaaaacagaggctagattgcccctccctcctcctcatcccctcccctcccccttccgcgcactaacccccaaccccaaatccttcttgtcggttattggctggaaccctgtttatgtttcgtggtgcagttttttgttttttttttaaaacctctttttaTTGAGAAATCTTCTCTAGATGTAAAAACAGCATTACATCCTAAAGCCATTCAGCTGCATTTGGCGGGGCGCTTGATTTCCAAAGTAGTAAAATACGCCTATGTGCCAGTAAAGAGACAAATGCTATGATGTTGTGTTGATTTTGCGTCAAGTTTGTTCCTTTATCTGGTACACCAAATATGGCAATTGTAGTGCATGGTTCTAAAGCCGTCCCAAGCACTTCAGACAGTACATCAAATATAGTTGACCAGTATCGTGCTAGTTTATGGCATGACCAAAACGTGTGTCAAGTCTGCCACAttaacatgacatcttacacaTTTGCTATCAACATTAGGATAGAATTAGGATATCTTAGCTCTACACCAGTGTAGGCGGTGAACaactttgaattgaattagaTCCACTCTTGCACAGGAAGTGCTATTGTTCATTCTTGTTAGAGCTTAACTCCAAATGTCTTCTGAGATTTCAGTTCCAAGTTCCTTTTCCCACGCAGTTTTGATCTTCTCTATCCTGACATCATCAAGTAACATAATCATTGAATAGGAATGTGCTGTGAAACCTTTCAACCCAGAAGGAACTTCCAAAAGTGAGTCCACTAGGGATTTCTCCGCGAGAGCAGGAAATTGTGAGCTATGACTCTTAGCAAATTGGCAGGCTTGAAAGTAACAGAACAAGTCAGTTTTTTGAAGGTCATAGTTGGAACTCAAGTCATCGAAACTAGAAAATATGGCATTCCTGTAAAGATCACCAAATCTGTGATCCCTTTCCTGTGCCATCCTGCAAAGGCCCGGTCTAATTTGGCTGGTAAAAATTTGCGATTGTTACACAGCGGGCTCTGAATCAAAAGTGTTCCCTTCGTGTTAGCATGCCCTCTAAACTGAGTCCATATTCTGAGAGTGGAGTGGTCATACTGGGTTAGATGTAAACTGAAACACCTTGACAGGGAGGCTAGATGTGACCAGAGCATGTAGAGAGGTTGACACACATGACCTGCTCTCCAACTCGCACCAGGCTGAATCTGGAGATTGCACCCAATGTGTTATTTTGTGGAGGTTTGCTGCCCAGTAATAGCTCCTAAAATTAGGGAGGGCCAACCCACCTACTGCTCTTGGTCGCTGGAGTAGGTCTTTACCTATCCTAGGAATCTTATCGTTCCATATGAATCTTGAAATGAATGTGTCTGACGGAAAAAGGATTTTGATAAGAAAATAGGGAGacattgaaacaaaaacagaaacctTGGTAATATATTCATTTTGACACAGTTCACTCTGCCAGCTAAGGCCAAATGTAAGATATGCCACCTTTGTAGATCTGATTTAAGTTTGGCAATGAGTGGGAAAAAAGTTCCCATCGAAAGGATCTTTGAAGACAGGAGTTATATTAGTGCCCAAATATTTAAAACCTGACCTTGATATATGAAATGGTAGAGCACGATCTAGGATCTTCCTCGCTGATTCATTTACAGGCAAACGTTCGCTTTTTGATAAATTAAGTTTGTAGCCAGAAATCTGTCCAAAAGTGTGCAGCAGTGTAAGTATTTCATTGATACCTAACAGTGGGTCTGATATATAAAGCAACATATCATCCGCATAAAGGGATAGTTTATTTTCCACTCCCCAGGGTGAGGGATAATTCAGTTCTATTGCTAATGTAAATAAAAGTGGGCTAAGTGGGCAACCTTG
This window contains:
- the LOC114559097 gene encoding P2Y purinoceptor 1-like; amino-acid sequence: MNNSSCARISFDFEHRFLPPVFILVFIIGLLANGWGLKSLLQKWKKLGIVNVFVLNLGLADILYLLTLPFLVVYYFMKSKWIFGDTFCKITRFCFNLNLYGSIGFLTCISVYRYLVVVHPMRVMGRITVTHSVGISVMVWFLVSVQSLPDMFYSKTFGNKPGKCYDTTHKIHVDDYLKYSLGWTFTGFCIPLLITLGCYAHVIVVLCRTNATDKVLKQRCLKLLFIVILLFSVCYIPYHVLKNLNLWSRVLQKQKICREWSNGVYIAHQISRGLVCLNSALNPLVYLHGNEDIPAQVRQLLQQARRMSSRLFLSNSVPVAQTADEVHQELGF